CACCGTCCACTTGAACCACTTCATCAAGAACACTCGAATGGTCAATCCGTGTGAAACGATGATCAGGTTTATCTCATCACCGAGTTTGTGATGGTGATCAAGCCTTTTCATGTCTATATCCCTCCACAACGACTCCATGAAGCCTGCAATAAGTGAAAAAGATTAAACTTTTGAATCCATTCGTCCTAAGAACAGAGAGAGAGCAAGACATACTGGAAAGGCGATCGAAGACATCGGCGGCGGATTCTCCATCTGGAAAGCGGAAGAAGAAGCGGCCGAAGCGCTCACGGGTGTGTTTAATGGCTTTCATCCGCTCCTCTACCTGGAAATTCCCAAAATCCTGTTCTCTGATTCTGCATTCTTCCCTCACACCGAGGATTCGGTTTCTGGGGAAAGACTTGCCGATTTCGCTAAGGGTGGAGCGAGTACGGTGGTAAGGTGATACGTAGAAGTAGGCCTTCCAGTTGTGGGAGCGGTCGTCGTCGGAGAGCAGGCGGCGGATGCGTTGGCCTACGAGGTGGGCTTGGTCGATGCCGTGAGGGGTGAGAGCGATTTGATTGTCTGGGGTGGTGGTGTAGGCGGTGTCGTCTAGGTTGCCTTGGCTCTCTCCATGCCTCACCAGTATTATTCTCTTAGGTAGCATATGGTCCTGCAATGGTAGATGCTCCATGtccacttctctctcttctcttctcttctcttctccaagctTAATTATCTTTTCTGACTTTTTGCCACCTTAATAGATATTTTTATCTCTACATACACTTTTTCATGTTCTCCACTCCTATACTCTATAGTGCCATACACGCCATAATGCTCATCCATAATCCAAATTGGGAAGTTGATTCTAAGTTTGAAGGATACTGGTACATGTATCtcctcttcttatttatttttgaataaatCCCATTTGACAATTCAGATAAACCATATTGGTGGCCTGCCATGTGGTATATGTTTAAAATATTGCCCTTTAAATTTTGGCtctaaattattttttcttctttcacatATCTACCTACAAGCATAAAGAAATCatgatttctcttctttcccccaCCTTTTCTTGGATTTTCTTTTCCAACATGTACACATGTGCATTCTTTAGGTAAGGAGACTAAAGGTGTATTTAGTATTTAGAACTTTAAACACctttaatttgtatttttttttttttttttttttttttttcaaaatttctttaAGTCAGAGGTAAAAAGAGGTTGGATAAAGAAACGGTCTCTGTGCATGAGAGCCAATAAGAGagcacacatgggcatcaaccGAAGATGGATTTTTCTAGTTCAAGGTTGGGGTATCATTTCGCTACCTTTTATATTTGGATTCTAGACACAAGGTCTACACAAAAGAGTATTCTTTTCCCCAAAAGaggtttttaaaattttcaaatgaccTATTATTATGTCATTGGCTGACActttttttaagtttattagtgtattcatggaacttacccttattgggaaaaaaattgttaatgtatgcatatcttttcaatgaaattttaaaaaaaaatgccatttaCCTATTAATTgggtatatttttatttttaatatctgCCAAAAGAATTTcagtgattttgatttttgaatatcACGACTTGTTTTCT
This Macadamia integrifolia cultivar HAES 741 chromosome 10, SCU_Mint_v3, whole genome shotgun sequence DNA region includes the following protein-coding sequences:
- the LOC122092016 gene encoding phosphoglycerate mutase-like protein AT74 — protein: MEHLPLQDHMLPKRIILVRHGESQGNLDDTAYTTTPDNQIALTPHGIDQAHLVGQRIRRLLSDDDRSHNWKAYFYVSPYHRTRSTLSEIGKSFPRNRILGVREECRIREQDFGNFQVEERMKAIKHTRERFGRFFFRFPDGESAADVFDRLSSFMESLWRDIDMKRLDHHHKLGDEINLIIVSHGLTIRVFLMKWFKWTVEQFEHLNNPGNCEFRVIQLGSGGDYSLAIHHSEEELLHWGLSPEMVADQRWRANATKGDWNEKCSWYLDSFFDYLPSSDSSSDSDNNNNKKVSSLPP